In Alphaproteobacteria bacterium, one genomic interval encodes:
- a CDS encoding SDR family oxidoreductase, whose amino-acid sequence MDLGLTGKTALVCASSKGLGKGCAMALAAEGCAVTITGRTEETLAAAAADIRQATGATVTIVSGDITTEAGRAAALAACPEPDILINNAGGPPPGDFHDWGQKEWESALQSNMLTPIFLIKAVVDGMIDRRFGRIVNITSGAVKAPIAQLGLSNGARAGLTGFVAGLARQTVRHNVTINNLLPGPFLTDRARQLMEGRAKKENRSIDDLVAERAKGNPAGRWGQPEEFGHACAWLCSSQSGFVTGQNILLDGGHYPGTL is encoded by the coding sequence ATGGATTTGGGTTTGACCGGAAAGACGGCGCTGGTGTGCGCCTCAAGCAAGGGGCTTGGCAAAGGGTGCGCCATGGCGCTGGCGGCGGAAGGCTGCGCTGTGACCATCACCGGGCGCACCGAGGAAACCCTCGCCGCCGCTGCTGCCGATATTCGCCAGGCCACCGGCGCCACCGTGACCATTGTCAGCGGTGACATCACCACCGAAGCCGGCCGCGCCGCGGCGCTGGCAGCGTGTCCGGAGCCTGACATTCTGATCAACAATGCGGGCGGTCCGCCGCCCGGCGATTTTCATGACTGGGGCCAGAAGGAATGGGAATCGGCCCTGCAATCCAACATGCTGACGCCCATCTTCCTGATCAAGGCGGTGGTTGACGGCATGATTGATCGGCGCTTTGGCCGCATCGTCAACATCACCTCCGGCGCGGTAAAGGCGCCCATAGCCCAGCTTGGTCTGTCCAACGGCGCGCGCGCCGGTCTCACCGGTTTCGTCGCCGGCCTGGCCCGCCAGACCGTCCGCCACAACGTCACCATCAACAATCTTCTGCCGGGGCCGTTCCTGACCGACCGTGCACGTCAGCTCATGGAGGGACGGGCGAAGAAGGAAAACCGCAGTATCGATGATCTGGTGGCCGAACGGGCGAAGGGTAATCCGGCCGGCCGCTGGGGCCAGCCGGAGGAGTTCGGCCACGCTTGTGCCTGGCTGTGCTCGTCGCAGTCCGGCTTCGTCACCGGTCAGAACATTCTGCTGGACGGCGGCCACTATCCAGGAACGCTTTAG
- a CDS encoding DNA replication protein: MRQLVLDLGHRPALGRSDFLIAGCNQTAVAWLDRWPDWPGHGLVLWGGEGAGKTHLAQVWRQVSGAGQIAADRFIGRPMELAPPDVPDAESGPWVIEDVDRAVTAPAFDGTALLHFFNRCREAGCDLLFTGRTPPADWPIALADLASRLRALPAVGIGQPDDTLLAALCVKLFGDRQLAISPDVVPYVVARIERSPAAVARLVDRLDRLALQEKREITVPLVRRVLGHDHTAGGRQPETAG; this comes from the coding sequence ATGCGGCAACTGGTTCTGGATCTTGGCCATCGCCCGGCCCTCGGCCGTAGTGATTTTCTCATCGCCGGATGCAATCAGACGGCGGTCGCCTGGCTCGACCGCTGGCCTGACTGGCCGGGGCACGGGCTGGTTTTGTGGGGCGGAGAGGGCGCTGGCAAGACCCATCTGGCGCAGGTCTGGCGCCAGGTCAGCGGCGCCGGCCAGATCGCCGCCGACCGCTTCATCGGCCGGCCCATGGAGTTGGCGCCGCCGGATGTTCCGGACGCGGAATCGGGACCCTGGGTGATTGAGGATGTGGACCGCGCGGTCACCGCGCCGGCCTTCGACGGCACGGCGCTGCTGCACTTTTTCAACCGCTGTCGCGAGGCCGGGTGCGATCTGTTGTTCACCGGCCGCACGCCGCCGGCGGACTGGCCGATTGCCCTTGCCGACCTGGCGTCGCGCCTTCGCGCGCTGCCGGCGGTTGGTATCGGCCAGCCTGATGACACACTGCTTGCGGCTCTGTGCGTCAAGCTGTTCGGTGATCGCCAACTGGCTATTTCGCCGGATGTGGTGCCCTATGTGGTGGCCCGTATAGAGCGTTCACCAGCCGCGGTTGCCCGTCTGGTAGACCGGCTGGATCGCCTGGCGCTACAGGAAAAGCGAGAGATAACGGTGCCGCTGGTGCGCCGGGTATTGGGCCACGACCATACTGCCGGCGGACGGCAGCCCGAAACGGCCGGCTGA
- a CDS encoding AI-2E family transporter, with the protein MTLRGGIGYVAGGVAFVLAMMVFAPILLPFIAGFAIAYFLDPVAQWLARHGVSRTIAALVLVGGFLALMVLAVVLLVPLVQQQILTFADNVPQYIAALTAWGQPLAGRLENVLTPQDLERLRNLLSSGAGDALRVVARFLTGVWSGGVAFINLLSLIFITPLVGFYLLRDWDRILTKIDGWLPRDDAPAIRRIASDIDRTLAGFVRGQGVVVLCLAVFYATGLTLLNLDFGLVIGIAAGLVSFIPFLGAAFGLVVSVGMALVQFGLADWTSVLLVAAVFAAGQILEGNVLTPRLVGRRVGLHPVWVIFAVLAGGLLLGFVGVLLAVPAAAVTGVLLRYALDGWRHSPAWRGGRPPASSSSPPVPSPPAPVAPDKTDG; encoded by the coding sequence ATGACCCTACGCGGCGGAATCGGCTATGTGGCGGGCGGGGTGGCGTTCGTCCTCGCCATGATGGTGTTTGCGCCGATTCTTTTGCCGTTCATCGCCGGCTTTGCCATTGCCTACTTTCTCGATCCGGTGGCCCAGTGGCTGGCCCGGCATGGCGTGTCACGGACAATTGCCGCTCTCGTTCTCGTTGGCGGGTTTCTCGCCCTGATGGTGCTGGCCGTAGTTCTGCTGGTACCGCTCGTACAGCAGCAGATCCTGACCTTTGCCGATAATGTTCCACAGTACATTGCCGCGCTGACCGCCTGGGGCCAGCCCCTGGCCGGGCGCCTAGAAAATGTCCTCACGCCACAGGACCTGGAACGGCTGCGGAATCTTCTGTCGTCCGGCGCTGGCGATGCCTTGCGCGTTGTGGCCCGGTTCCTGACCGGTGTGTGGAGCGGCGGCGTGGCGTTTATCAACCTCCTGTCGCTGATCTTCATAACGCCGCTTGTGGGCTTCTATTTGCTGCGGGACTGGGACCGCATCCTGACGAAGATCGATGGCTGGCTGCCGCGCGATGACGCGCCGGCCATCCGTCGGATCGCTTCGGATATTGACCGCACGCTGGCCGGTTTCGTCCGCGGCCAGGGCGTGGTGGTGTTGTGCCTGGCGGTGTTCTACGCCACCGGTCTCACGCTTCTGAATCTCGATTTCGGGCTGGTGATCGGCATCGCCGCCGGTCTGGTGTCCTTCATCCCGTTTCTCGGCGCGGCCTTCGGACTGGTGGTGTCCGTTGGCATGGCGCTGGTGCAGTTCGGCCTTGCCGACTGGACGTCCGTCCTGCTGGTCGCTGCCGTGTTCGCTGCCGGCCAGATTCTCGAGGGCAATGTGCTGACGCCGCGGCTGGTCGGACGGCGGGTGGGCCTGCATCCGGTGTGGGTCATTTTCGCTGTGCTGGCCGGGGGTCTGTTGCTCGGATTTGTCGGCGTACTGCTGGCGGTGCCGGCGGCGGCGGTGACCGGCGTGCTGCTGCGCTATGCATTGGATGGGTGGCGCCATAGCCCGGCCTGGCGCGGTGGCCGACCCCCTGCGTCGTCCTCTTCGCCACCCGTTCCGTCGCCGCCCGCGCCGGTGGCTCCTGACAAGACCGACGGCTGA
- a CDS encoding CDP-alcohol phosphatidyltransferase family protein yields MTATGVRARRSRISLPNVITLARLVTVPLIVWLLMDGRFAPAFWLLVAAGLSDAVDGYIARRFNRRTHLGAYLDPLADKALLVGVFVALGVQGHLPSWLVILVVSRDILIIGGALLIHTLTQKLRMAPIWLSKLNTVTQIVLAVLVVAELGLATSLTPLTAPLIGLLIWVVALTTVASGGQYVVTWLQRLIRLEDER; encoded by the coding sequence ATGACCGCGACCGGCGTTCGCGCCCGGCGAAGCCGTATCAGCTTGCCCAATGTGATCACGCTGGCCCGCCTTGTGACGGTGCCTTTGATTGTCTGGCTGCTGATGGATGGCCGGTTTGCGCCGGCCTTCTGGTTGCTGGTTGCCGCCGGCCTCAGCGACGCGGTGGATGGCTATATCGCCCGGCGCTTCAACCGGCGCACACATCTGGGCGCCTATCTCGACCCGCTGGCTGACAAGGCTCTGCTGGTCGGTGTTTTTGTCGCTCTCGGCGTTCAGGGGCATCTGCCAAGCTGGCTGGTCATTCTGGTGGTCTCGCGCGACATTCTGATCATTGGCGGCGCTCTGCTGATTCATACCTTGACGCAGAAACTGCGCATGGCTCCCATCTGGCTCAGCAAGCTCAATACAGTGACGCAGATCGTGCTGGCGGTGCTGGTGGTGGCGGAGCTTGGCCTGGCCACGTCCCTGACGCCGCTGACCGCGCCTTTGATCGGGCTGCTGATCTGGGTGGTGGCACTGACAACCGTCGCCTCCGGCGGCCAGTATGTGGTGACCTGGCTGCAACGGCTGATCAGGCTGGAGGACGAGCGATGA
- a CDS encoding DUF2066 domain-containing protein translates to MTLRRTGLLALAFILLTGAPPVLAADELFTVRGVAVDRTAASADQAKTLALGDGQRQAFFRLIGRLAFSGAGARLAHLDDPSIAGLVESFGVESEKTSAVRYIASLTVSFSPSRVRDLLRREAIAFAETPSKPVLVLPVLSSGGAFSLWDEPNPWRDAWAALQDHDGLVPLVLPLGDLADIAAISARQAVDGNDDRLAAIAARYGASDTLVVVAAPRFGSSGTGLHLTISRFGPGQVGDVVVDTVDAGDRAGLAAAYDRAVSRVVRAAEESWKAAVAVGTGSGGTLPVTVRFETLAAWAAMERRLRAVAAVRQVTLQSFSLRDAEARLLYVGSEAQLALALAQSDIVLGPPDAFGRRPLSLRGSAAP, encoded by the coding sequence ATGACGCTTCGGCGGACGGGCCTTTTGGCCCTTGCCTTTATTCTACTGACAGGCGCGCCGCCGGTGCTGGCGGCCGATGAGCTGTTCACCGTGCGTGGCGTGGCCGTGGACCGCACGGCGGCCAGCGCCGATCAGGCCAAGACGCTGGCGCTTGGTGATGGTCAGCGCCAGGCGTTTTTCCGGCTGATTGGCCGTCTGGCCTTCTCCGGCGCCGGCGCCCGGCTGGCCCATCTCGATGACCCGTCGATTGCCGGGCTGGTGGAAAGCTTCGGTGTGGAGTCGGAGAAAACCTCGGCTGTTCGCTATATCGCCAGCCTGACTGTGTCCTTCAGCCCGTCGCGCGTGCGCGACCTGTTGCGGCGGGAGGCCATCGCTTTTGCCGAAACCCCCTCCAAGCCGGTGCTGGTCCTGCCGGTTCTTAGCAGTGGCGGCGCATTCAGCCTGTGGGACGAACCCAATCCGTGGCGTGATGCCTGGGCCGCATTGCAGGACCATGACGGTCTGGTGCCGCTGGTATTGCCGCTTGGTGACCTGGCCGATATCGCCGCCATCAGCGCGCGTCAGGCGGTGGACGGCAATGACGACCGGCTGGCGGCGATTGCCGCGCGCTATGGCGCCAGCGACACGCTTGTTGTGGTTGCGGCGCCGCGCTTTGGCTCGAGCGGAACGGGGCTGCATCTGACCATCAGCCGGTTTGGCCCCGGCCAGGTCGGCGATGTGGTCGTCGATACGGTGGACGCCGGCGACAGGGCGGGATTGGCCGCGGCCTATGACCGGGCCGTGTCGCGGGTTGTGCGGGCGGCGGAAGAATCGTGGAAAGCGGCGGTCGCTGTTGGCACGGGCAGCGGTGGAACCCTGCCGGTCACCGTTCGGTTTGAGACGCTGGCCGCATGGGCGGCAATGGAGCGCCGGTTGCGCGCGGTGGCGGCCGTGCGCCAGGTCACTCTGCAATCCTTTAGCCTGCGGGACGCCGAAGCCCGTCTCCTCTATGTCGGTAGCGAAGCGCAGTTGGCGCTGGCCCTGGCCCAGAGCGACATCGTCCTGGGCCCGCCGGACGCCTTCGGCCGCCGGCCCTTGTCGTTGCGCGGTTCGGCCGCGCCGTGA
- the purM gene encoding phosphoribosylformylglycinamidine cyclo-ligase, with protein MSRQRSHANRRTYRQAGVDIDAGQALVGEIGPLAEATRRSGSLSRLGGFGALFDPRAAGFDDPILVSATDGVGTKLLLAEAAESFSTIGIDLVAMCVNDLVVQGAEPLFFLDYFATGRLNVARAAQVIAGIAEGCRLAGCSLAGGETAEMPGMYEGDRFDLAGFAVGAVERDHLLPRQDIDAGDVILGLASSGVHSNGYSLVRRIIDDLDLALDSPPPFAAPPGASLAEILLTPTRIYVPTALAAVRGGKVKALAHITGGGLTENIPRVLPDGTVADIDARSWPWLPVFGWLAEAGGVAAVEMARTFNCGIGMVAVVAAADADHMETVLRGSGESVFRIGRISAGDGPATTRLTHLEDAWRG; from the coding sequence GTGTCCCGCCAACGCAGCCACGCCAACCGCCGCACCTACCGCCAGGCCGGGGTCGATATCGACGCCGGGCAGGCGCTGGTGGGCGAAATCGGCCCCCTGGCCGAAGCCACCCGGCGCAGCGGCAGCCTGAGCCGTCTTGGCGGATTCGGGGCATTGTTCGATCCGCGGGCGGCCGGCTTTGATGATCCCATCCTGGTGTCGGCGACCGATGGGGTCGGCACCAAGCTGTTGCTGGCCGAGGCCGCGGAGTCGTTCAGCACCATCGGCATCGACCTGGTTGCCATGTGCGTCAATGATCTGGTGGTGCAGGGTGCGGAGCCTCTGTTCTTTCTGGACTATTTCGCCACCGGCCGCCTGAACGTGGCGCGAGCAGCGCAGGTCATCGCCGGCATCGCCGAAGGCTGCCGTCTGGCCGGCTGCTCGCTCGCTGGCGGTGAAACCGCCGAAATGCCCGGCATGTACGAAGGCGACCGCTTTGACCTGGCCGGCTTTGCGGTGGGTGCGGTGGAGCGCGATCATCTGCTGCCGCGCCAGGATATAGACGCCGGCGACGTGATCCTGGGTCTCGCCTCCTCCGGCGTCCACTCCAACGGCTATTCGCTTGTACGGCGAATCATCGACGATCTGGATCTGGCCCTGGACAGCCCGCCGCCTTTTGCCGCGCCGCCAGGGGCCAGCCTGGCGGAAATATTGCTGACACCGACGCGGATCTATGTGCCGACGGCGCTGGCGGCGGTGCGCGGCGGCAAGGTCAAGGCCCTGGCCCATATCACCGGCGGCGGCCTGACGGAGAATATCCCGCGGGTTCTGCCTGACGGCACAGTTGCCGACATCGACGCCCGGTCATGGCCGTGGCTGCCGGTCTTTGGCTGGCTGGCCGAGGCCGGCGGCGTGGCGGCGGTGGAAATGGCGCGGACTTTCAATTGCGGCATCGGCATGGTGGCGGTGGTGGCGGCGGCCGATGCCGACCATATGGAAACAGTCCTGCGCGGCAGCGGCGAAAGCGTATTCCGCATCGGTCGGATAAGCGCCGGCGACGGCCCGGCGACCACCCGGCTGACCCATCTTGAGGATGCATGGCGGGGCTGA
- the purN gene encoding phosphoribosylglycinamide formyltransferase, whose translation MAGLTTPLRTAVLISGRGSNLAALIRATEAADFPAEIACVISSRPDAPGLGHGRDAEVAAVALDHTAFASRDAFDEAVQAELDRHEVDFICLAGFMRLFTAAFVTRWHNRMINIHPSLLPLYPGLHPQAQALEDRAAESGCTVHFVRHATDTGPIIAQARVAILPDDDADRLAARILAAEHLLYPLALRLVAEGRVAIAGETARVDGRGLVLPAGLSLADVRVGSDRQPAADAGFSSGTG comes from the coding sequence ATGGCGGGGCTGACCACACCGCTCCGAACGGCGGTGCTTATTTCCGGTCGCGGCAGCAATCTGGCGGCCCTGATCAGAGCCACCGAAGCGGCGGACTTTCCGGCTGAAATCGCCTGCGTCATCTCAAGCCGGCCGGATGCGCCAGGCCTGGGCCACGGCCGCGACGCGGAAGTCGCCGCTGTCGCGCTGGATCACACGGCCTTTGCTTCGCGGGATGCTTTCGACGAGGCGGTGCAGGCCGAGCTGGACCGGCATGAGGTGGATTTCATCTGTCTGGCGGGGTTCATGCGCCTGTTCACTGCTGCTTTCGTCACACGCTGGCACAACCGGATGATCAATATTCACCCCTCGCTGCTGCCGCTCTATCCGGGCCTTCACCCGCAGGCGCAGGCGCTGGAGGACCGGGCCGCGGAGAGCGGCTGCACCGTGCACTTCGTGCGCCACGCCACGGATACAGGACCAATTATCGCCCAGGCCCGGGTGGCGATCCTGCCGGATGACGACGCCGACCGGCTGGCCGCAAGAATCCTGGCCGCGGAGCATCTGCTCTACCCGCTGGCCCTGCGTCTTGTGGCCGAAGGTCGTGTCGCCATAGCGGGCGAAACGGCACGGGTGGACGGTCGCGGGCTGGTCCTGCCGGCCGGTCTCTCCCTGGCCGATGTGCGCGTCGGCAGTGACCGGCAGCCGGCCGCCGACGCCGGCTTTTCAAGCGGCACCGGCTAG
- a CDS encoding aa3-type cytochrome c oxidase subunit IV: MSAENDQHLEPHVTMWRGFVRLTVWSTAIVVVILAGMAIFLL, encoded by the coding sequence ATGAGCGCCGAGAACGACCAGCACCTTGAACCACACGTCACCATGTGGCGGGGTTTTGTTCGCCTGACCGTGTGGAGCACGGCTATCGTCGTGGTCATCCTGGCAGGAATGGCGATTTTCCTGCTGTAG
- the ndk gene encoding nucleoside-diphosphate kinase: MASQRTFSIIKPDATRRNITGEVNARLERAGLRIVAQRRIRMSRDQAEAFYGVHRERPFFADLCAFMTSGPVVVQVLEGENAVERNREIMGATDPAKAAPGTIRREFGESIEANTVHGSDSPENAQTEIAFFFKPDEITG, from the coding sequence ATGGCCAGCCAGCGTACGTTTTCGATCATCAAGCCCGACGCCACCCGGCGCAATATCACCGGTGAAGTGAATGCCCGGCTGGAGCGGGCCGGTCTGCGCATCGTCGCCCAGCGCCGTATCCGTATGTCCCGTGACCAGGCAGAGGCCTTCTACGGCGTTCACCGCGAGCGGCCGTTTTTCGCTGATCTGTGCGCGTTCATGACGTCGGGACCGGTGGTTGTGCAGGTTCTGGAGGGCGAGAACGCGGTCGAGCGTAATCGCGAAATCATGGGGGCCACCGATCCCGCCAAGGCCGCCCCCGGCACCATCCGCCGCGAGTTCGGGGAATCGATTGAGGCCAACACCGTGCACGGCTCGGATTCGCCGGAAAACGCGCAAACGGAGATCGCCTTCTTCTTCAAGCCGGACGAAATCACCGGCTGA
- a CDS encoding ABC-F family ATP-binding cassette domain-containing protein: MIELRDLTFRFGERLLLDHASVSLPAGHRIGFVGRNGTGKTTLLSLILGQIQPEAGEITMPRRSRIGTVAQRLPDPRLTPREMVLAGDAERARLMAQADDQSNPLAAADAHARLVETGAHAAPAQAARILAGLGFDEAAQARPLAEYSGGWRMRAALAAALFAEPDLLLLDEPTNHLDLEAALWLEGHLARYPHTVLMVSHDRRLLERATDRTLLLEGGKLKLYGGGFSVFERIRREERLTVGREAERVAKAKAHMEAFVERFRYKASKARQAQSRLKALEKLGDPTPLVEAGDVRFDFPQPRPLSPPILALDDVSVGYGGKPVLEHLSLRLEPDDRVALLGANGNGKTTLARLLAGQLAPLSGEVIRPGKLQVGYLAQDEADSLDDRTTAVTHLARLRPRDDPTRLRAHLGRFGLTQGRAETKVGNLSGGERARVLLAMASAAEPHLLIFDEPTNHLDLDSRDALVQALNAFEGAVVLISHDPHLVDLVADRLWLVADGACRPYADDLATYARSLGQVAAEGRRDRSRRKADNQRAKGTPAGASVQALKRQAETAETAVSALNRQKNELAAALADPRHHRDGSTMAQLAQQAAEVSAKLAKAEAQWLALLEQVEARADHTKTLSGRR; this comes from the coding sequence ATGATCGAACTGAGAGACCTCACGTTCCGCTTCGGCGAGCGGTTGCTGCTGGACCACGCCTCGGTCAGCCTCCCGGCCGGCCACAGAATCGGCTTCGTCGGTCGCAACGGCACCGGCAAGACCACGCTGCTGTCCCTGATCCTGGGCCAGATACAGCCGGAGGCCGGTGAGATCACCATGCCGCGCCGCAGTCGCATCGGCACCGTGGCTCAGCGCCTGCCCGACCCACGGCTGACCCCGCGCGAGATGGTTCTGGCCGGCGACGCCGAGCGGGCGCGCCTGATGGCCCAGGCCGACGACCAAAGTAATCCGCTGGCGGCGGCCGATGCCCATGCCCGTCTGGTGGAGACCGGCGCCCACGCGGCACCGGCGCAGGCGGCGCGCATCCTGGCCGGCCTGGGCTTCGACGAAGCGGCACAAGCCCGGCCGCTGGCGGAGTATTCCGGCGGCTGGCGTATGCGCGCGGCGTTGGCGGCGGCGCTGTTCGCCGAGCCCGACCTGCTGCTGCTGGACGAGCCCACCAACCATCTGGACCTTGAGGCCGCCCTGTGGCTGGAGGGGCATCTGGCCCGCTATCCCCACACTGTGCTGATGGTCAGCCACGACCGCCGTTTGCTGGAGCGGGCCACCGACCGCACCCTGCTGCTGGAGGGCGGCAAGCTGAAGCTGTATGGCGGCGGATTCTCCGTTTTCGAACGCATTCGCCGGGAAGAGCGTCTGACCGTCGGCCGCGAGGCCGAGCGGGTGGCCAAGGCAAAGGCCCATATGGAGGCCTTTGTGGAGCGCTTCCGCTACAAAGCAAGCAAGGCCCGGCAGGCGCAAAGTCGCCTGAAGGCCCTGGAAAAACTGGGCGACCCAACACCGCTGGTGGAAGCCGGCGACGTCCGCTTCGATTTTCCCCAACCCAGACCTTTGTCGCCGCCGATCCTGGCGCTGGACGATGTCAGTGTCGGCTATGGCGGCAAGCCGGTCCTGGAACACCTGTCGTTGCGTCTGGAGCCGGACGACCGGGTCGCCCTGCTGGGCGCCAACGGCAATGGCAAGACGACGCTGGCCCGCCTGCTGGCCGGCCAACTGGCGCCCCTGTCCGGCGAGGTCATCCGCCCCGGCAAGCTGCAGGTCGGCTATCTGGCCCAGGACGAGGCCGACAGCCTGGACGACCGCACAACAGCGGTGACCCATCTGGCGCGGCTGCGACCGCGCGACGATCCCACCCGGCTGCGCGCCCATCTCGGCCGTTTCGGCCTGACCCAGGGGCGAGCGGAAACAAAGGTGGGCAATCTGTCAGGCGGCGAGCGGGCCCGTGTTCTGCTGGCCATGGCGTCGGCGGCCGAGCCTCATCTGCTTATTTTCGACGAGCCCACCAACCATCTGGATCTGGACAGCCGCGACGCTCTGGTTCAGGCACTGAACGCCTTTGAAGGCGCGGTGGTGCTGATCAGTCATGACCCCCATCTGGTTGATCTGGTGGCCGACCGCCTGTGGCTGGTGGCCGATGGCGCGTGCCGTCCCTATGCGGACGATCTGGCGACCTATGCCCGTTCGCTGGGGCAGGTAGCGGCGGAGGGACGGCGCGACCGGTCCAGACGCAAAGCGGACAACCAGCGGGCCAAAGGGACGCCGGCCGGTGCCTCAGTCCAGGCCCTCAAACGCCAGGCGGAGACAGCGGAAACAGCGGTAAGCGCCCTTAACCGGCAGAAAAACGAGCTGGCGGCAGCGCTGGCCGATCCCCGACACCACAGGGATGGCAGCACCATGGCGCAGTTGGCGCAGCAAGCGGCAGAGGTGTCGGCGAAACTGGCCAAGGCCGAAGCCCAGTGGCTGGCGCTGCTGGAACAGGTGGAAGCCAGAGCCGACCACACCAAGACCCTCAGCGGTCGTCGCTGA
- a CDS encoding DNA polymerase III subunit chi: MVEAGLAVEVRFYHLTRTALEQALPEVLEKVIARGWRAVVLTGSPERAEALSHALWTHGRDSFLPHGTARDGAAAAQPVWITPEDENPNQASVLIVTDGADSRLDGYALRCEFFDDRDEAAVAVARQRWRDCTAAGRTVQYYRQSASGWESVSDDR, encoded by the coding sequence ATGGTGGAGGCGGGATTGGCGGTGGAGGTCCGGTTCTATCACCTGACCCGGACGGCCCTGGAACAGGCCTTGCCGGAGGTTCTGGAAAAGGTCATCGCCCGCGGCTGGCGGGCGGTGGTCCTGACGGGTTCGCCAGAGCGTGCCGAGGCGCTCAGCCACGCCCTCTGGACCCATGGCCGGGACTCGTTTCTGCCCCATGGAACGGCGCGGGACGGCGCAGCGGCGGCGCAGCCCGTGTGGATAACGCCAGAGGACGAAAACCCCAACCAGGCCAGTGTGCTGATTGTCACCGATGGGGCTGACAGCCGGTTGGACGGTTATGCGCTGCGTTGCGAGTTCTTCGACGACCGCGACGAGGCCGCTGTCGCCGTCGCCCGCCAGCGCTGGCGTGACTGCACCGCGGCCGGGCGGACGGTTCAGTACTACCGCCAGTCGGCCAGCGGCTGGGAGTCTGTCAGCGACGACCGCTGA
- a CDS encoding leucyl aminopeptidase, with protein sequence MEITITPAVTPQSGTLVLCVGDGGRLGPEARDLDRTLDGRISAAMAAWDKAGAKGKLFDIPAPSGTELKRIILAGLGAAGDINDTGMEALGANLVDGLNKRRDGQATVLLPERRGRFDSAHMAAHLAFGARLQSYRFDRYRTRLSDDKKPTLQSLDIALKGPASARRHFDRLSAIADGVFLTRDVVSEPPNVLYPESYAERLLDLRKDGCKVQVLDETALRKLGMHSLLGVAQGSARPGRVVIMEWHGAAKTQAPLAFIGKGVTFDTGGISLKPGPGMDMMKWDMGGSGTVVGLMRALARRKAKVNAVGIVGLVENMPDGNAQRPGDIVSSMSGQTIEILNTDAEGRLVLCDVLTYAQQKYKPALMVDLATLTGAILVALGAPYAGLFSNDDRLSGQLSRAGEAVEERVWRLPLSDAYDREIDSKVADVKNIAANRNAGSIVAAQFLQRFVDKGVPWAHLDIAAVAWSDKARPTVPSGATGWGVRLLDRLVADNYEK encoded by the coding sequence ATGGAAATCACCATCACGCCGGCGGTCACGCCGCAGTCCGGGACGCTGGTTCTTTGTGTCGGTGACGGTGGCCGGCTCGGACCGGAGGCGCGCGACCTGGACCGCACGCTGGATGGCCGGATCAGCGCCGCCATGGCGGCGTGGGACAAGGCCGGCGCCAAGGGCAAGCTCTTCGACATCCCGGCGCCGTCCGGCACCGAGCTCAAACGGATCATTCTCGCCGGCCTCGGCGCCGCCGGCGACATCAACGACACCGGCATGGAGGCTTTGGGCGCCAATCTGGTGGATGGCCTCAATAAGCGGCGTGATGGCCAGGCTACGGTCCTCCTGCCGGAACGGCGCGGCCGCTTCGACAGCGCCCACATGGCGGCCCACCTGGCCTTTGGTGCGCGGCTCCAGTCCTACCGCTTTGACCGCTACCGTACGCGGCTCAGTGATGACAAGAAACCAACCCTGCAAAGCCTTGATATAGCGCTGAAAGGTCCAGCCTCTGCGCGCCGTCACTTTGACCGGTTGTCGGCCATCGCCGACGGCGTTTTTCTGACCCGCGATGTGGTCAGCGAGCCGCCGAACGTGCTCTATCCGGAATCCTATGCGGAGCGGTTGCTGGACCTGCGCAAGGACGGCTGCAAGGTCCAGGTGCTGGATGAGACGGCCCTGCGCAAGCTTGGCATGCACTCCCTTCTCGGCGTCGCTCAGGGCAGCGCCCGGCCGGGCCGGGTGGTCATCATGGAATGGCATGGCGCGGCGAAAACCCAGGCGCCGCTTGCCTTCATCGGCAAGGGAGTCACCTTCGACACCGGCGGTATCTCGCTGAAGCCCGGCCCCGGCATGGACATGATGAAGTGGGACATGGGCGGCTCAGGCACCGTCGTCGGGCTGATGCGGGCGCTGGCCCGGCGTAAGGCGAAGGTCAACGCGGTTGGCATTGTCGGCCTGGTGGAGAACATGCCCGACGGCAACGCCCAGCGGCCGGGCGACATCGTCTCCTCCATGTCCGGCCAGACCATCGAGATTCTCAATACAGACGCTGAGGGCCGGTTGGTCCTGTGCGATGTGCTGACCTACGCCCAGCAAAAATATAAGCCGGCCCTGATGGTGGACCTTGCCACCCTGACCGGCGCCATCCTGGTTGCGCTGGGCGCCCCTTATGCGGGCCTGTTCAGCAATGATGATCGCCTGTCCGGCCAGTTGTCGCGAGCCGGCGAGGCGGTGGAAGAGCGCGTCTGGCGTCTGCCGCTCAGCGATGCCTATGACCGGGAGATCGACTCCAAAGTGGCTGACGTGAAGAACATCGCCGCCAACCGCAATGCCGGCTCCATCGTCGCCGCCCAGTTCCTGCAGCGGTTTGTGGACAAGGGCGTGCCCTGGGCGCATTTGGATATTGCCGCCGTCGCCTGGTCTGACAAGGCGCGGCCGACGGTGCCGTCCGGTGCTACGGGCTGGGGTGTGCGCCTGCTCGACCGGCTGGTGGCCGACAACTACGAGAAATAG